One window from the genome of Bacillota bacterium encodes:
- a CDS encoding AarF/ABC1/UbiB kinase family protein: protein MEKGKEIKRLQEIMSVFVKHGLKDGIAIINKPAQVRAAMEELGPTFIKIGQVLSMRPDIISQPFIEEFRNLRDNVKPESFEDIKAIIEHELAKPLDDIFLSFESEPIACASIAQVHLAELKNGERVVVKVQRPKIKDMMISDINILRRMAKLLKITPQGAVMDPVEIIDELGNTLKTELDFLNEAKNIKTFAENNKKVKYIKCPKVFERYTTQSLLVMEYIEGIKISDKKQLEKKGYYLDDIALKLANNYMQQVFIDGFFHGDPHPGNIIITEDTIAYIDFGMMGTLSKSMRQKYISLLEGIATGNIDTITNAVLRIGIKKGNVNPNKLRPQIEEFYSYYAYLPIEEMDIPEAIDELIKVCRRNNIAMPREITMLAKGIMTIESLISDLSPGINIMKITVPFIRRLKFEEIDLKQDMTEQLENLYLLSKQGLKIPLRIGDLVNNAVEGKLKVKLEHSNLEKSVGELNKMINRLAFSVIVAGLIVGSSLIIRAEPGKDLRILGISNINLLGLAGYLGAAILGFWLLISIIRSGRI, encoded by the coding sequence ATGGAAAAGGGCAAAGAAATAAAAAGGTTACAGGAGATTATGTCGGTCTTTGTAAAGCACGGCTTAAAAGATGGCATAGCCATTATAAATAAGCCTGCACAGGTAAGGGCAGCAATGGAGGAACTGGGTCCCACCTTTATTAAAATCGGGCAAGTTTTGTCAATGCGTCCTGATATTATCAGCCAACCCTTTATTGAAGAGTTCAGGAACTTAAGGGACAATGTAAAACCGGAAAGCTTCGAAGATATAAAGGCAATTATAGAGCATGAACTGGCAAAGCCTTTGGATGATATCTTTTTATCCTTTGAAAGTGAGCCTATAGCCTGTGCTTCAATAGCCCAGGTCCATCTTGCCGAACTTAAGAACGGAGAAAGGGTTGTTGTAAAAGTCCAGCGTCCAAAGATTAAAGATATGATGATCAGCGATATTAATATATTAAGAAGGATGGCCAAACTTTTGAAAATTACCCCCCAAGGTGCTGTTATGGACCCTGTTGAGATTATCGATGAACTGGGAAATACCTTGAAAACAGAATTGGACTTTTTGAATGAAGCTAAAAACATTAAAACTTTTGCTGAAAATAACAAGAAAGTAAAATATATTAAATGCCCTAAAGTATTTGAAAGATATACCACACAAAGCCTTCTAGTCATGGAATACATTGAGGGAATAAAAATATCGGATAAAAAGCAACTTGAAAAGAAAGGTTATTATCTTGACGATATTGCTTTGAAACTTGCCAATAACTATATGCAGCAGGTTTTTATCGATGGCTTTTTCCACGGAGACCCTCACCCAGGAAATATAATTATAACGGAAGATACTATTGCATATATCGATTTCGGAATGATGGGCACATTAAGTAAAAGTATGAGACAGAAGTATATTTCTTTATTGGAAGGTATAGCAACAGGTAATATAGACACCATAACAAACGCCGTCTTAAGGATTGGTATAAAAAAAGGCAATGTTAATCCAAACAAGTTAAGACCTCAAATTGAAGAGTTTTACAGTTATTACGCATATCTTCCAATTGAAGAAATGGATATTCCTGAGGCAATAGACGAATTGATTAAAGTTTGCAGAAGAAATAACATAGCCATGCCAAGAGAAATTACAATGCTGGCCAAGGGAATAATGACTATAGAAAGCTTAATATCCGACCTCTCTCCTGGTATTAATATCATGAAAATAACAGTCCCTTTCATTCGCAGGCTTAAATTTGAAGAAATAGATTTAAAGCAGGATATGACTGAGCAGCTTGAAAATCTATACCTGCTTTCAAAACAGGGTCTGAAGATACCCCTACGAATTGGCGACCTTGTCAACAATGCGGTTGAAGGCAAGTTAAAGGTTAAACTGGAACATTCAAATCTCGAAAAAAGCGTCGGCGAACTCAATAAAATGATTAACCGTCTTGCTTTTAGTGTAATAGTAGCAGGCCTTATTGTGGGTTCTTCCCTTATTATTAGGGCTGAACCGGGGAAAGATCTGCGCATACTTGGAATTAGCAATATTAATTTACTTGGCCTTGCAGGATACCTGGGTGCGGCCATCCTAGGTTTCTGGCTTTTAATTTCTATAATCCGTTCAGGTAGAATTTAA
- a CDS encoding NAD(P)-dependent oxidoreductase: protein MKVLLTGAFGNVGKYAVSELLKKGHDVTCYDVRTGRNIKAAKSLSGEVKVIWGNLKTGENLDTAVRGQDVVVHLAFIIPPASEKAPELAYKINVGGTRRVVETIKAQENPPKLIFTSTIAVYGDSQHLPPPRKVGDPLNPVDNYGHQKIECEKIVMSSGIQWSILRLAAAPSIDWRRIDPIMYDVPLTDRIEFVHPGDIGYALANAVESEEIWGKILLIGGGKKCQMYQREFMEKALDMLGIGMLPDEAFGKKCYHTDWMDSQESERLLKYQKHTFDDFLKEQAKLFGKRAFFIKLFRPIVRWYLLCQSPYYQEYVRTKARARKEEKRSKRFGKIALATESPINHVNKSRNYKKYGKHSIIKWKHNKAGKRKE from the coding sequence ATGAAAGTATTATTGACGGGAGCCTTTGGAAATGTAGGTAAATACGCTGTTTCTGAATTATTGAAAAAAGGCCATGATGTAACATGTTATGATGTTAGAACAGGAAGAAACATAAAAGCGGCAAAATCATTATCCGGAGAAGTAAAAGTAATATGGGGGAATTTAAAGACGGGAGAAAATCTTGACACAGCAGTAAGGGGACAGGACGTAGTAGTACATTTGGCTTTCATTATTCCTCCTGCCAGTGAAAAGGCTCCGGAACTAGCTTATAAAATTAATGTGGGGGGAACCAGGCGGGTTGTTGAGACAATTAAAGCTCAAGAAAATCCCCCAAAGCTTATATTTACTTCTACAATAGCAGTATATGGAGATTCACAGCATTTGCCACCGCCGCGAAAGGTTGGGGATCCCCTGAATCCTGTAGATAATTATGGCCACCAGAAAATAGAATGCGAAAAAATTGTTATGAGTTCGGGAATACAATGGTCTATATTAAGGCTTGCAGCAGCGCCGTCCATAGATTGGAGAAGGATTGACCCAATAATGTATGATGTGCCGCTAACCGACAGGATAGAGTTTGTACATCCCGGCGATATTGGATATGCCTTGGCAAATGCAGTTGAATCAGAGGAAATATGGGGAAAAATCCTGTTGATTGGTGGAGGGAAAAAATGCCAGATGTATCAAAGGGAGTTCATGGAAAAAGCATTGGATATGCTTGGAATAGGAATGCTGCCTGATGAGGCCTTTGGGAAGAAATGCTACCATACTGACTGGATGGATTCACAAGAAAGCGAAAGGCTTCTTAAATATCAGAAACATACTTTTGATGATTTTCTCAAAGAGCAGGCAAAGCTTTTTGGGAAGAGGGCGTTCTTCATCAAGCTTTTTCGCCCTATTGTGCGCTGGTATCTTTTGTGCCAATCTCCCTACTACCAGGAGTACGTCCGTACTAAGGCCAGGGCAAGAAAGGAAGAAAAAAGGTCGAAAAGGTTTGGCAAGATTGCTCTTGCAACCGAATCCCCAATAAATCATGTAAATAAAAGCAGAAACTATAAAAAATACGGGAAACACAGTATAATAAAGTGGAAACATAACAAAGCAGGAAAAAGAAAGGAATAA
- a CDS encoding TetR/AcrR family transcriptional regulator: MRPGKNKEAIVESSLKLFCSKGFGNTSIKEIAIDAGVSQGNIYNYFSTKEEIFEHLFCEKFPGNFIELFIKGVSYDKTLDENIETVLDNLVSFADENLYFFKLIILDANEFGGEYLRKYSKPFNKPIEDYFVNSIRLPGLRKDIDSTDFTRFFAWLLYALGLTDIIYVDTAEKTIKNTPEYKILLKVLKKGLGE; the protein is encoded by the coding sequence ATGAGACCTGGAAAAAACAAGGAAGCAATAGTGGAATCAAGCCTGAAACTTTTTTGCAGTAAAGGATTTGGCAACACCAGCATTAAAGAAATAGCGATTGATGCAGGGGTGTCGCAGGGAAATATTTACAATTATTTCTCGACCAAAGAGGAAATATTTGAGCATTTGTTCTGTGAGAAATTCCCAGGAAATTTTATTGAACTATTTATTAAAGGGGTATCTTATGATAAAACCTTGGATGAGAATATAGAGACAGTGTTGGATAACCTGGTATCATTTGCAGATGAAAACCTCTACTTTTTCAAGCTGATAATACTGGATGCAAATGAATTTGGCGGAGAATATTTAAGAAAATACAGCAAACCCTTTAATAAACCAATTGAAGATTATTTTGTAAACTCCATTAGATTGCCTGGTTTAAGAAAAGACATTGATTCTACGGATTTTACCCGCTTTTTTGCTTGGTTGCTTTATGCACTGGGTTTAACAGATATCATATATGTTGACACTGCAGAGAAAACTATTAAGAATACGCCTGAGTACAAGATACTGTTAAAAGTACTTAAAAAGGGATTAGGAGAGTGA